A single region of the Thermoanaerobacterium aotearoense genome encodes:
- a CDS encoding iron-containing alcohol dehydrogenase family protein has protein sequence MKFNFFIPTRIIFGENCIKENSNLMCIGKKALIVTGKSSKKNGSLDDVLSVLTDNGVKYEIFNRVKSNPDIENVLDGADVARKVEADFIIGIGGGSPLDASKSIATLATNSIKPEELFANMIKKRPLPIIAIPTTAGTGSEVTPYSILTYDKVGSKKSFFSPLIFPKVAFLDARYTMSLSYNVTVDTMLDALSHLIEGFLSVKYNNFYEYLVVNGLNSLKTCYKNVLDASTDIKKLDFETRELLLYSSTLGGMLIAHTGTSVVHAMGYSLTYYKEIPHGRANGILLANYLKFNYDSEEYKINTVLKLLGIKDIYEFEKILNELIYREGKIPEISIDELIKYSSIAIKASNIANNKKSVTQDDLLDIYKKSIF, from the coding sequence ATGAAATTTAACTTTTTTATACCAACAAGGATTATTTTTGGTGAAAATTGCATTAAAGAAAACAGCAATTTGATGTGTATAGGTAAAAAAGCATTGATAGTTACAGGTAAAAGTTCTAAAAAAAATGGTTCACTTGATGATGTGTTATCGGTACTTACAGATAATGGCGTAAAATACGAGATTTTTAATCGTGTTAAATCCAATCCGGACATAGAAAATGTATTAGATGGTGCTGATGTTGCCAGAAAAGTCGAAGCTGATTTTATAATCGGCATTGGTGGTGGTTCTCCACTTGATGCATCAAAATCCATTGCAACCTTAGCCACAAATTCAATTAAACCTGAAGAGCTTTTTGCTAACATGATTAAAAAAAGGCCTTTGCCTATAATAGCTATTCCGACAACAGCAGGTACAGGAAGCGAGGTTACACCATATTCAATTTTGACGTATGACAAAGTTGGAAGTAAAAAGAGCTTTTTTAGCCCATTGATATTTCCTAAAGTAGCTTTTTTAGATGCCAGGTATACCATGAGTTTATCATATAATGTTACTGTGGATACTATGCTGGATGCGTTGTCACATTTGATAGAAGGATTTCTATCAGTTAAGTATAATAATTTTTATGAATATCTTGTTGTTAATGGATTAAACAGTTTGAAGACATGTTATAAGAATGTGTTAGATGCAAGTACTGATATTAAAAAACTTGATTTTGAAACAAGAGAATTATTACTTTATTCTTCAACACTAGGTGGTATGTTAATAGCACATACAGGGACATCTGTTGTTCACGCTATGGGTTATTCTCTCACATATTATAAGGAGATTCCGCACGGCAGGGCAAATGGGATATTGCTTGCAAATTATTTGAAATTTAATTATGACAGTGAAGAATATAAAATTAATACGGTCCTAAAGTTGTTGGGGATTAAAGATATTTATGAATTTGAGAAAATTTTAAATGAACTGATATATAGAGAAGGTAAAATACCTGAAATATCAATAGATGAGTTGATTAAATACTCGTCTATAGCCATAAAAGCTAGTAATATAGCTAATAATAAAAAATCAGTTACACAAGATGATCTGTTAGACATTTACAAGAAGAGCATATTCTAG
- a CDS encoding PucR family transcriptional regulator, whose product MSIKCRDILMLPSLKKFRLVGGKNGLDRNLSWVHVVDVPDVSKWVHGGELLFTTGISIKDNVDILMKIIEEIDSKNLAGLVINVGPYIKNIPKEAISLADRLDFPLFELPWEVKLVDVTEIICNFIIKKSIEEKSIGEFLENILFTDFKSEEVFVSRAEYHGFNISHQNCVMITDIDKFGQYINKSNIKDEKKIMDIKFSLQQIVNNTLEKNGKKPLSLIRGDSVISLISKKEAEDESLVVGIAEEIRKSVMKQMSPLKVSIGIGRYYSNLKDIKNSLKEAERALKLAYKIMGGNSVYSYTEAGIFRLLFEMKDKSEMISFFNELMEPMMKYDESSSAELINTLEVFLQNNGNFVKTAKDLFIHRSTLNYRIKKIEEILNVDLSDWETKFNLQIALAIGKFLKY is encoded by the coding sequence ATGAGTATAAAGTGCAGAGATATACTAATGCTTCCATCTTTGAAAAAGTTTAGATTAGTTGGTGGGAAAAATGGGCTTGACAGGAATTTAAGCTGGGTGCATGTTGTAGATGTTCCTGATGTTTCCAAATGGGTTCATGGAGGTGAGCTGCTCTTTACAACAGGCATAAGCATAAAAGATAATGTTGATATTCTAATGAAAATTATTGAAGAAATAGATTCGAAGAACCTGGCAGGGCTTGTGATAAATGTGGGACCTTATATCAAGAATATTCCGAAAGAAGCTATTTCATTAGCCGATAGGCTTGATTTTCCGCTTTTTGAGCTTCCTTGGGAGGTTAAACTTGTTGATGTTACAGAGATAATATGTAATTTTATTATAAAAAAGTCAATTGAGGAAAAATCAATAGGAGAATTTTTAGAAAACATACTTTTTACAGATTTTAAATCTGAAGAGGTTTTTGTAAGCAGGGCAGAATATCATGGCTTTAACATCAGTCATCAAAACTGTGTTATGATTACAGATATAGATAAATTTGGACAATATATAAATAAGAGCAACATAAAAGACGAAAAGAAGATAATGGATATAAAATTTTCTTTGCAACAGATTGTAAACAATACATTAGAAAAAAACGGCAAGAAACCGCTTTCTTTAATTCGTGGTGATTCTGTTATATCTCTCATATCTAAAAAGGAAGCAGAAGATGAAAGCTTAGTAGTAGGAATTGCAGAAGAAATAAGGAAAAGTGTTATGAAGCAGATGTCTCCATTAAAAGTTAGCATTGGAATAGGACGATATTATTCTAATTTAAAAGATATAAAAAATAGTTTAAAGGAAGCTGAAAGAGCTTTAAAGCTGGCTTATAAAATAATGGGAGGCAATTCAGTTTATAGTTATACTGAAGCGGGGATTTTCCGACTGTTATTTGAAATGAAGGATAAAAGTGAAATGATTTCTTTTTTCAATGAATTGATGGAACCAATGATGAAATATGATGAAAGCTCAAGTGCTGAGCTCATTAATACACTGGAGGTATTTTTGCAAAACAATGGTAATTTCGTAAAAACCGCTAAAGATCTCTTTATACATCGCAGTACTTTAAACTATAGAATAAAAAAAATTGAGGAAATTCTTAATGTGGATTTATCTGATTGGGAAACCAAATTTAATTTACAGATAGCATTGGCTATTGGAAAATTTCTCAAATATTGA